Proteins encoded by one window of Cylindrospermum stagnale PCC 7417:
- a CDS encoding TrmH family RNA methyltransferase: MLTSLQNTLVKQIRKLHSTKERHRQELFLLEGTHLLEEACAVNYPLAVVCCTPQWQANHPLLWQEACSRCDRTEIVSEEVLAAMATTVQPDGVVAAAKRSDRQTQVPLTGLVLALETVQDPGNLGTIIRTAAAAGASGLWLSGDSVELENPKVLRASAGQWFRLEMAVSEDLKATVQQSQQAGMQVVATMASATSTYWQIDWRKPSLILLGNEGAGLSADLVAIADQQVKIPLSPGVESLNVAIAAALMLYEAQRQRIYQ; encoded by the coding sequence GTGTTGACAAGTTTACAAAATACCCTAGTTAAGCAAATTCGCAAACTGCACTCCACCAAGGAGCGCCACAGGCAAGAGTTATTTTTGTTGGAAGGGACGCACCTGCTAGAGGAAGCTTGTGCGGTGAATTACCCGTTAGCTGTAGTGTGTTGTACTCCCCAATGGCAAGCAAATCATCCGCTGTTGTGGCAGGAGGCTTGTAGTCGGTGCGATCGCACAGAAATTGTCAGTGAGGAAGTTTTAGCGGCGATGGCGACGACTGTGCAACCGGATGGTGTGGTGGCGGCGGCAAAAAGAAGCGATCGCCAAACACAAGTGCCGTTAACTGGGTTAGTCCTAGCTTTGGAAACTGTGCAAGATCCGGGCAACTTGGGGACAATCATTCGCACGGCGGCGGCGGCTGGCGCATCAGGGTTGTGGCTGAGTGGGGATAGTGTGGAGTTAGAGAATCCAAAGGTGTTACGTGCCTCTGCGGGGCAATGGTTCCGCCTAGAGATGGCAGTGAGCGAAGACTTAAAAGCCACAGTCCAACAAAGTCAGCAGGCGGGAATGCAGGTGGTGGCAACAATGGCGAGTGCAACTTCCACTTATTGGCAGATAGACTGGCGAAAACCAAGTTTGATTTTGTTAGGGAATGAGGGTGCTGGTTTGTCAGCCGATTTAGTAGCGATCGCCGATCAGCAAGTCAAAATTCCCCTCAGCCCCGGTGTAGAATCCTTGAATGTGGCGATCGCCGCGGCTTTAATGTTATATGAAGCGCAGCGGCAAAGAATTTATCAGTGA
- a CDS encoding M48 family metallopeptidase, whose translation MSLLKSPLIGLKADSFRHPLDLEATKTLKQIPGLDMMVRNWLGPMAEQVFYVENIASSILVGEKQLPDLHKLLLDACKVLDIEPPQLYIRQHPAPNAYTFAMRGKQPFVVLHTSLVDILTPEEIQAVIAHELGHLKCDHSVYLTPVNLLVLAAGILPNVGAIVAQAIQAQLLEWVRCAEFTCDRAALLATQDPKAVMSVLMKLAGGSPTLAPQLNLDAFIDQARAYDDISKTELGEMVKSARTAQLTHPVPVLRAREIDRWASSQEYQTLLQSHGQKYTSEVAPKGGWRNW comes from the coding sequence ATGTCTTTACTCAAAAGCCCGCTAATTGGTTTAAAAGCTGACTCATTTCGCCATCCCCTAGACTTGGAAGCCACCAAAACTCTCAAGCAAATCCCAGGCTTAGACATGATGGTGCGAAATTGGCTAGGGCCAATGGCAGAACAAGTTTTTTATGTAGAAAATATTGCCTCCAGCATTTTGGTGGGTGAAAAACAACTGCCCGATTTACACAAGTTGTTGTTAGACGCTTGCAAAGTTCTGGATATTGAACCACCCCAGTTGTATATCCGGCAACATCCTGCTCCCAACGCTTACACCTTTGCCATGCGTGGTAAGCAGCCGTTTGTTGTTCTCCACACTTCCCTGGTTGATATCCTCACACCAGAGGAAATACAGGCAGTGATTGCCCATGAGTTGGGGCATCTTAAGTGTGACCATAGCGTTTACTTGACGCCTGTAAATTTATTAGTATTAGCTGCGGGAATTTTGCCCAACGTTGGCGCTATAGTTGCCCAAGCGATACAGGCACAACTTTTAGAATGGGTACGCTGTGCTGAGTTTACTTGCGATCGCGCCGCATTGCTAGCAACCCAAGACCCGAAAGCTGTGATGTCAGTGTTGATGAAGTTAGCGGGAGGTTCCCCCACCTTAGCACCACAACTCAACCTCGATGCCTTTATTGATCAAGCACGCGCTTACGACGATATTAGCAAAACCGAACTGGGGGAAATGGTCAAATCCGCCCGCACAGCCCAATTAACCCATCCAGTACCAGTACTAAGGGCGCGAGAAATTGACCGCTGGGCTAGCTCTCAAGAATATCAAACCTTGTTGCAAAGTCACGGACAGAAATATACTAGCGAAGTTGCACCCAAAGGCGGGTGGCGAAATTGGTAA
- the murA gene encoding UDP-N-acetylglucosamine 1-carboxyvinyltransferase, whose translation MNSSSSLPDAKSSPEADSSVLQIWGGHPLRGHVRISGAKNSALVIMAGALLCSGDCRIRNVPLLADVERMSQVLLALGVRLTRQGDILEINASEITTSKAPYELVTQLRASFFAIGPILARLGVAQMPLPGGCAIGARPVDLHVRGLQAMGAEVQIEHGICNAYVPGATGRLKGAKIYLDSPSVGATETLMMAATLADGETIIENAAREPEVADLANFCKAMGAKIYGAGTGTITIVGVPQLHSLDYTIIPDRIETGTFLVAGAITRSELTLSPVVPDHLIPVIAKLRDIGVPIIEEAPDCLRILPAETLRATDIETLPHPGFPTDMQAPFMALLTLAEGDSLINESVFENRLRHASELNRLGADIRIKGNAAFVRGVPTLSGAPVLGTDLRASAALVIAGLAASGQTTIQGLHHLDRGYDRLDMKLQQLGAKILRVGDTSPDAELLASTPPASVSL comes from the coding sequence ATTAATTCTTCTAGCAGCTTACCAGATGCCAAGTCATCACCTGAAGCAGACTCCTCAGTCTTGCAAATATGGGGTGGGCATCCTTTGCGAGGTCATGTAAGAATTAGCGGGGCAAAAAATTCAGCATTGGTGATCATGGCTGGAGCCTTGCTTTGTTCGGGAGATTGTCGTATCCGCAATGTTCCCTTATTAGCGGATGTAGAGCGCATGAGCCAGGTTTTATTGGCTTTAGGTGTGCGCCTAACAAGACAAGGCGACATTTTAGAGATCAATGCCAGCGAAATTACCACATCCAAAGCTCCATACGAACTAGTTACCCAATTACGGGCTAGTTTCTTTGCCATTGGCCCAATTTTAGCCAGACTAGGGGTGGCACAAATGCCCTTACCAGGCGGTTGTGCCATCGGCGCCAGACCGGTTGATTTGCATGTCCGGGGACTGCAAGCAATGGGGGCAGAAGTGCAAATTGAACATGGCATTTGTAATGCCTATGTTCCTGGTGCCACTGGCCGATTAAAGGGAGCCAAGATTTACTTGGACAGCCCTAGTGTGGGTGCGACAGAAACCTTGATGATGGCAGCTACCCTAGCGGATGGCGAAACCATTATCGAAAATGCCGCACGGGAACCAGAAGTAGCCGATTTGGCTAATTTCTGTAAAGCGATGGGAGCCAAGATTTACGGTGCGGGGACGGGTACGATTACCATCGTCGGTGTTCCCCAATTGCATTCTCTCGACTACACAATCATTCCCGATCGCATTGAGACAGGAACTTTTTTAGTCGCTGGAGCAATCACTCGTTCTGAACTAACCTTGTCGCCTGTAGTTCCAGACCATTTAATCCCAGTAATTGCCAAGTTACGAGACATCGGCGTGCCAATCATTGAAGAAGCGCCCGATTGCTTACGCATTCTGCCAGCGGAAACCTTGAGAGCAACGGATATTGAAACCTTGCCTCATCCAGGGTTTCCCACGGATATGCAAGCACCGTTCATGGCTTTGCTGACACTGGCGGAAGGCGACAGCTTGATTAACGAATCAGTCTTTGAAAATCGCTTACGTCATGCTTCTGAGTTAAATCGCTTGGGGGCAGATATTCGCATCAAAGGCAATGCGGCCTTCGTCCGAGGAGTGCCAACTTTGTCGGGGGCACCAGTATTAGGCACAGACTTGCGGGCATCAGCAGCATTAGTCATAGCCGGACTAGCAGCATCTGGACAAACCACAATTCAAGGCTTGCATCACTTAGATCGCGGCTACGATCGCCTCGATATGAAGTTACAGCAATTAGGCGCTAAAATCCTGCGTGTGGGTGATACGTCACCAGATGCAGAATTACTTGCCAGCACTCCCCCGGCGTCGGTCTCATTGTAG
- a CDS encoding Uma2 family endonuclease: MSEVLIDETVTSVDISHIVTEDDTPVDNLLSEKQQRLLTESLYSSWVTLNNSQRFLVAANVGLFYALRQPPLVPDVFVSLNVQIPPDWNQKEHRSYFFWEFGKPPEVVIEIVSNKEENELGSKLKDYAQIAVAYYVVFDPLQQLGNIPLRVYGLREAHYVELSEPWLEQVELGLTLWRGEFEGVEDIWLRWCDQEGNIIPTGKEHAEQAESLLEQERQRTAQLAQRLRDLGVDIEQL; this comes from the coding sequence ATGTCTGAAGTTCTCATAGACGAGACTGTAACTTCTGTTGACATCAGCCACATTGTCACTGAAGATGATACGCCTGTTGATAACCTGCTTTCGGAAAAGCAACAGCGCCTGTTAACGGAAAGTCTTTACAGTTCTTGGGTGACACTGAATAATTCCCAGAGGTTTTTAGTAGCAGCTAATGTGGGTTTGTTCTACGCTTTACGTCAACCGCCATTAGTACCTGATGTTTTTGTCAGCCTGAATGTGCAAATTCCCCCGGACTGGAATCAAAAGGAACATCGCTCTTATTTTTTCTGGGAGTTTGGCAAACCTCCAGAAGTTGTAATTGAAATTGTTTCTAATAAGGAAGAAAATGAACTTGGCAGCAAGTTGAAAGATTATGCTCAAATAGCTGTAGCTTATTATGTGGTATTTGACCCTTTGCAACAATTAGGTAATATTCCTTTGCGGGTGTATGGGTTAAGAGAAGCTCATTATGTGGAATTGAGCGAACCTTGGTTAGAACAAGTTGAATTAGGTTTAACTTTGTGGCGCGGAGAATTTGAAGGTGTGGAGGATATTTGGTTGCGTTGGTGTGATCAAGAGGGAAATATTATCCCCACTGGTAAGGAACACGCTGAACAAGCAGAATCACTGTTAGAGCAGGAACGACAACGAACTGCACAATTAGCCCAAAGGTTGCGGGATTTGGGTGTTGATATAGAGCAATTGTAA
- a CDS encoding ATP-dependent Clp protease proteolytic subunit produces the protein MPIGVPKVPYRMPGGQYTDWISIYDRLYRERIIFLGRDIDDEIANQIIAVLLYLDSDDPGKDIFLYINSPGGMVTSGLAIYDTMQHIKSDVVTICVGLAASMGSFLLAAGTKGKRMALPHSRIMIHQPSGGTRGQASDIEIEAREILRIRHQLNQIYADNTGQIITKIEKDMDRDFFMSAQEAKEYGLIDRVIEERP, from the coding sequence ATGCCTATAGGCGTGCCTAAAGTCCCTTACCGGATGCCCGGTGGTCAGTATACAGATTGGATTAGCATCTACGATCGCCTTTACCGGGAGAGAATTATCTTCCTGGGGCGGGATATTGATGACGAAATTGCCAACCAAATTATCGCTGTCTTGCTGTATCTGGACTCTGATGATCCAGGTAAAGACATCTTTTTATACATCAATTCCCCAGGTGGCATGGTCACCTCTGGCTTGGCAATTTATGACACGATGCAACACATCAAATCTGATGTGGTAACAATTTGCGTCGGTTTGGCGGCTTCAATGGGATCTTTCCTACTAGCAGCTGGTACCAAGGGCAAACGGATGGCTTTGCCCCACTCGCGGATTATGATCCACCAACCTTCTGGTGGCACCCGTGGGCAAGCAAGCGATATCGAAATTGAAGCTAGAGAGATTCTCCGGATTCGTCACCAACTGAATCAAATTTATGCTGACAACACCGGTCAAATCATCACCAAGATTGAAAAGGACATGGATCGCGACTTTTTCATGTCTGCCCAAGAGGCTAAAGAATACGGTCTGATTGACCGTGTGATTGAAGAGCGTCCGTAA
- a CDS encoding helix-turn-helix domain-containing protein: MVKKRKRQPHNSAEVIVPLKAIREQLGMTQAEFAVAIGIDPSTVSRCERGISEPSLTILQTKRLCKLVEKGLDELPDYLGKHPEESMS, from the coding sequence ATGGTAAAAAAGAGAAAACGTCAACCCCATAATTCAGCGGAGGTAATTGTGCCGTTAAAGGCGATACGTGAACAGCTTGGTATGACTCAAGCTGAGTTTGCTGTTGCAATTGGTATAGACCCTTCTACCGTTAGCCGCTGCGAACGAGGCATTAGTGAACCTAGCCTGACAATTTTGCAAACAAAGCGATTATGCAAGCTGGTAGAAAAGGGTTTAGATGAACTACCCGACTATTTAGGGAAGCATCCAGAAGAAAGTATGAGCTAG
- a CDS encoding J domain-containing protein, which translates to MDLGDCYRLLGLRSGASFVEIKASYRRLVQQYHPDLNPDDTKAKEKFIALTEAYKLLQTVVLPDKKAQNSGKASISDDIKVTPPQPAPSTTAVPQPANLSAIEQRLKWKTYEQLQRFLQEKQFPQAIALVEALAARLPTDAEVRQWQAIAYQIWGRALIGDNQLLKARIYLKKALKTDPKNKTLWQEVQRDFQRLEQIF; encoded by the coding sequence ATGGATCTCGGAGATTGCTACCGTTTATTGGGTTTAAGATCGGGGGCCTCTTTTGTCGAAATCAAAGCGTCTTACCGACGACTGGTGCAACAATATCATCCCGATCTCAACCCAGATGATACAAAAGCTAAAGAAAAATTTATTGCTTTGACAGAGGCTTACAAACTCTTGCAGACGGTAGTATTGCCAGACAAGAAAGCCCAAAATTCAGGTAAAGCGTCAATATCTGATGACATTAAAGTAACGCCCCCGCAGCCAGCACCATCGACAACAGCAGTACCACAGCCGGCGAATCTATCAGCAATAGAACAGCGGCTGAAGTGGAAGACTTATGAACAGTTGCAGCGGTTTTTGCAAGAAAAACAGTTTCCCCAAGCGATCGCATTAGTCGAAGCTTTAGCGGCCCGGTTACCAACAGATGCAGAAGTTCGTCAGTGGCAAGCGATCGCCTATCAAATTTGGGGAAGGGCGCTAATTGGCGACAACCAGCTGCTCAAAGCCAGAATTTATCTCAAAAAAGCCCTGAAGACAGACCCCAAGAACAAAACTCTGTGGCAAGAGGTGCAACGCGATTTCCAGCGCTTAGAGCAGATTTTTTAA
- a CDS encoding P pilus assembly protein, chaperone PapD: MGTINSLLDLFAVIINMFRHNWFSLALGASLSTLVLFPSAAKAQMSVSPLVIEAKAERGQAQGIITVTNTSNTPSRVRVYAQPFTYSRDTGFQTLPDSPSDLTNYLQFSPRELTIKPGESRRVRLISRLAPNLPDGEYRAVVFNETLTEAKDDAGNNVALVARIGVTFYVRKGNLSPDLAVDNASLNPEQKQIQLLIRNSGQATVRPSVIWTLRRGETVVKTGQVEASAVVANSDRHFLLNYPSKDQPALTNGEYQLSGELTWGEDNKKTKLPFNVNVAIPAQSPTSNKK, encoded by the coding sequence TTGGGAACTATAAATTCACTGCTAGATTTATTTGCCGTCATCATCAATATGTTTCGTCATAATTGGTTTTCTCTAGCTCTTGGCGCTAGTTTATCTACCTTAGTTCTGTTTCCTAGTGCTGCTAAAGCACAAATGAGTGTTTCTCCCCTGGTGATTGAGGCCAAAGCCGAACGGGGACAAGCCCAAGGAATAATCACGGTGACAAATACCAGCAATACTCCCTCTCGTGTTCGTGTTTACGCACAACCTTTCACATATAGCCGCGATACAGGGTTTCAAACTTTACCCGATAGTCCCAGTGACTTGACGAATTATCTGCAATTTTCGCCCCGTGAGTTGACAATCAAACCGGGAGAAAGTCGCCGAGTGCGTCTCATTAGTCGCTTGGCTCCTAATTTACCTGATGGGGAATATCGAGCGGTAGTGTTTAATGAAACCCTCACCGAAGCTAAGGATGATGCTGGGAATAATGTGGCTTTGGTGGCGCGAATTGGCGTGACATTTTATGTCAGAAAAGGCAATCTTTCTCCCGACTTAGCGGTTGATAATGCCAGTTTGAATCCAGAGCAAAAACAAATTCAACTTTTAATTCGCAATAGCGGACAAGCAACTGTTCGCCCTAGTGTAATTTGGACGTTACGCCGTGGGGAAACTGTTGTTAAGACTGGGCAGGTAGAGGCTAGTGCTGTGGTGGCAAATAGCGATCGCCATTTTTTATTAAATTATCCCAGCAAAGACCAGCCAGCCCTAACGAATGGCGAATATCAGCTTAGTGGAGAATTGACATGGGGAGAAGATAACAAAAAAACTAAGTTGCCATTCAATGTAAATGTTGCCATTCCCGCCCAATCTCCTACATCCAATAAGAAATAA
- a CDS encoding carboxypeptidase-like regulatory domain-containing protein, producing the protein MLPFPPNLLHPIRNKIILLAVIPIICQIIITPARADNSIITNPQNIQLPDKTGEFIVFPVGLNLGKRNVNPSVLVRGKEDGSQSINFENWLLPYDTIIQALKLNVTTLPDGQLELRSPGVVTRIDPKKLRTDPELGLVLAIQDLQTLFGVTAKFDINEYAIILDVPWLNQSSSQQIEKEPLIQLAGLPKITPANFSVAAIEQKVTATGGDITPTTYRGDLIAVGSAFGGSWFLRTNQPNLEDQQTWNIGEAQFLRQTNYTDYFVGSQPTFWRSQGTGNYWGFTYIQRQGFTPPQPFSGGFVDPRQRLQAAAIGRTISGKAEPGTLVRLVQGFGERAIAEILVDSSGIYRFDNIKTDNQFFSSNYRVLLYPQGRLTAQPEIREAAYSTVPGQLPAGASALIVSSGLQRDFLGNQSLLGNFANFRGGIAGRWGLSENLTVGLGAIYDESSKALAELFYRPTNLPFQVAVSALMGSEWDINADIRYDPSTNLSAAFTSDRFSNRFNLNWRVFPSLSLFTLTDSRDATSGGVQINLSGKDIFTFARVSFDSKNRLRWNLQQRLGKLELTQRGNEIGTLSELTYKLSTNSLLDSGNTLLLSYETSNQLRSDNLLNLGWRYRSENRAIDGNFLWEVQLGYGIGSQGNGLIAALGTTVLPGLLLRGRYQGVSLTNEQATFSLDLVSGLSLQQGITPSDRRSEYFRTQGGLLIQPFFDGNNNGKRDAGEEVYVKNPETLLTINNRSIKSFQPDIQGDDRILLRMPPGTYRLDLDPAGFPPDWQATVEALAIDVVAGSYTPVVIPLIRAYTRSGVVTDAQGKAVAGARVEAIQQEQGTRRFSVTNGAGVYYLEGLPQGNYSLQINGKSVASLKLEQSSEPFQELNLQQPSN; encoded by the coding sequence ATGTTGCCATTCCCGCCCAATCTCCTACATCCAATAAGAAATAAGATTATTCTGCTTGCCGTAATTCCTATTATCTGCCAAATTATTATCACCCCAGCTAGGGCAGATAATTCGATTATTACCAATCCCCAAAATATCCAATTACCCGATAAAACAGGGGAATTTATCGTATTTCCCGTCGGTTTAAATCTGGGTAAACGCAATGTTAATCCTAGTGTTTTGGTGCGGGGAAAAGAAGATGGTTCTCAGTCAATTAATTTTGAGAATTGGCTGTTACCTTATGACACTATAATTCAAGCTTTGAAATTAAATGTCACAACTTTACCAGATGGTCAATTAGAACTGCGATCACCTGGTGTTGTGACTCGCATCGACCCAAAAAAACTTCGTACTGATCCAGAACTGGGATTAGTCTTGGCAATACAAGATTTACAAACTCTATTTGGAGTTACAGCAAAATTCGATATCAACGAATACGCCATTATTTTAGATGTTCCTTGGTTGAATCAATCTAGTAGTCAACAAATAGAAAAAGAACCGCTGATTCAACTAGCCGGATTACCCAAGATTACCCCAGCAAATTTTAGTGTAGCAGCAATTGAACAAAAGGTAACTGCTACTGGTGGTGACATTACCCCAACAACTTATAGAGGTGATTTAATTGCTGTCGGTAGCGCTTTTGGTGGTTCCTGGTTCCTTCGCACCAATCAACCAAATTTAGAAGATCAGCAAACTTGGAATATTGGCGAGGCGCAGTTTTTGCGACAAACTAATTACACTGATTATTTTGTTGGTTCTCAGCCAACTTTTTGGCGAAGTCAAGGAACAGGAAATTATTGGGGTTTCACATATATTCAAAGACAAGGATTTACACCGCCTCAACCCTTCAGCGGTGGTTTTGTCGATCCTCGTCAACGGCTACAAGCAGCAGCGATTGGACGCACTATTTCTGGTAAAGCTGAACCAGGTACTTTGGTGAGACTAGTACAAGGTTTTGGCGAACGCGCAATTGCCGAAATTTTAGTTGATTCCTCAGGGATTTATCGCTTTGACAATATTAAAACTGATAATCAATTTTTCAGCAGCAATTATCGCGTTTTATTATATCCCCAAGGGCGACTCACAGCCCAACCAGAGATTCGCGAGGCGGCTTACTCGACAGTTCCAGGACAATTACCCGCAGGTGCTTCAGCGTTGATAGTTTCTAGTGGGTTGCAGCGGGACTTTTTGGGAAATCAAAGTCTGTTAGGCAACTTTGCTAATTTTCGGGGGGGAATTGCTGGGCGTTGGGGTTTATCGGAGAATTTAACGGTAGGCTTAGGTGCAATATACGACGAATCGTCTAAAGCCTTAGCAGAATTATTTTATCGTCCGACAAACTTGCCCTTCCAGGTAGCAGTGTCAGCACTGATGGGTAGTGAGTGGGATATAAACGCAGATATTCGCTACGATCCATCTACTAATTTAAGTGCTGCATTCACAAGCGATCGCTTCTCTAACCGTTTTAATCTCAATTGGCGAGTTTTTCCTAGCCTCAGCTTATTTACCCTGACAGACTCCCGTGATGCGACATCTGGGGGTGTGCAAATAAACTTAAGTGGCAAAGATATCTTTACTTTTGCCCGTGTTAGCTTCGATAGTAAAAATCGGTTGCGGTGGAATTTGCAGCAACGGCTGGGTAAATTAGAACTAACACAGCGGGGAAATGAAATTGGCACTTTGTCGGAACTCACCTACAAGTTATCGACAAATAGCTTGTTGGATTCAGGAAACACCCTGCTGTTAAGTTACGAAACCAGCAATCAACTCCGCAGCGACAATTTACTAAACTTGGGTTGGCGCTATCGTTCAGAAAATAGAGCAATTGATGGTAATTTTCTTTGGGAAGTGCAGCTAGGTTATGGCATTGGTTCCCAAGGTAACGGCTTAATTGCGGCATTAGGAACAACAGTGTTACCGGGTTTGCTGTTGCGTGGACGTTATCAAGGAGTATCGCTAACGAACGAACAAGCAACCTTTAGTCTAGACTTAGTTTCTGGTTTGAGCTTACAACAAGGCATCACCCCAAGCGATCGCCGTTCGGAATACTTTCGCACCCAAGGCGGTTTGTTGATTCAACCCTTCTTTGACGGCAATAATAACGGCAAACGCGATGCTGGGGAAGAAGTCTATGTCAAAAACCCAGAAACTCTACTAACCATCAATAATCGTTCCATCAAATCTTTTCAACCAGATATCCAAGGCGATGATCGCATTTTATTACGGATGCCACCAGGAACTTACCGCCTCGATTTAGATCCCGCAGGTTTCCCCCCCGATTGGCAAGCTACAGTTGAGGCATTAGCGATAGATGTCGTCGCTGGCAGTTATACCCCTGTAGTCATCCCACTGATTCGAGCTTACACACGTTCGGGCGTTGTCACCGATGCCCAAGGTAAGGCAGTTGCCGGCGCACGGGTAGAAGCAATACAACAGGAACAGGGAACGCGGCGTTTTTCTGTCACCAACGGGGCTGGAGTATATTATTTAGAAGGTTTACCACAGGGTAACTATAGCTTGCAAATCAACGGTAAATCAGTTGCTAGCTTGAAACTAGAGCAATCCTCAGAACCATTTCAAGAACTAAATCTGCAACAACCCTCTAATTAG
- a CDS encoding alpha-hydroxy acid oxidase, protein MAKLVNQNHRIQPINLFEYEQLAKEHLSQMSFDYYSSGAGDEVTLQDNRAAFARVKLRPRMLVDVSDRNLTTNILGQPLQLPLLIAPMAFQCLAHPDGEIATAQATASTGVGMVLSTMSTKTIEEVAAVREKLPNALQWFQLYIHKDRGLTRALVERAYTAGYKALCLTVDAPVLGQRERDRRNEFTLPPGLHLANLTNISGLDIPHEKGESGLFTYFAQQLNSAVTWRDLEWLQSLSPLPLVVKGILRGDDAVRAVEYGAKAIVVSNHGGRQLDGAIASFDALAEIVAAVDERAEVLLDGGIRRGTDILKAIALGAKAVLIGRPILWGLAVAGQPGVSHVISLLQDELNVAMALSGCAKIQDIDSSLVN, encoded by the coding sequence GTGGCGAAATTGGTAAACCAAAATCACCGCATTCAACCGATTAACTTATTTGAGTACGAACAGCTAGCAAAAGAGCATCTGTCTCAAATGTCCTTTGATTACTACAGCAGTGGTGCTGGGGATGAAGTGACGTTACAGGACAATCGTGCTGCCTTTGCACGAGTTAAGTTGCGACCGCGGATGTTAGTGGATGTGAGCGATCGCAATTTGACTACCAACATTTTAGGACAACCCCTACAACTACCCCTATTAATCGCACCAATGGCTTTTCAATGTCTTGCCCATCCAGACGGAGAAATAGCCACCGCTCAAGCTACGGCATCGACAGGAGTGGGCATGGTGTTGAGTACAATGTCTACCAAAACCATTGAAGAAGTAGCAGCAGTTCGGGAAAAATTGCCAAATGCCCTGCAATGGTTTCAACTTTACATCCACAAAGACCGGGGATTAACTCGTGCTTTGGTAGAAAGGGCTTACACCGCAGGCTACAAAGCACTTTGTTTAACTGTAGATGCCCCCGTCCTCGGACAACGGGAGCGAGATCGACGCAATGAGTTTACCCTGCCACCAGGGCTGCATCTGGCTAATTTGACAAATATCTCAGGGCTAGATATTCCCCATGAAAAAGGGGAGTCTGGGTTATTTACCTATTTCGCCCAACAGCTAAACTCGGCGGTAACGTGGCGCGACTTGGAATGGTTACAGTCTTTATCGCCATTACCTTTGGTAGTTAAAGGGATATTGCGGGGAGACGATGCTGTGCGTGCAGTAGAGTACGGTGCTAAGGCAATTGTGGTTTCTAATCATGGTGGCAGACAACTCGACGGTGCGATCGCTTCTTTCGATGCCCTGGCTGAAATAGTAGCAGCAGTGGATGAAAGAGCAGAAGTCTTATTAGATGGGGGTATCCGTAGAGGTACAGACATTCTCAAAGCGATCGCATTAGGAGCAAAAGCCGTACTCATCGGGCGACCTATTTTGTGGGGGCTAGCAGTAGCCGGACAACCAGGTGTATCTCATGTCATCTCGTTGCTACAAGATGAGTTAAATGTGGCAATGGCACTCAGCGGCTGCGCCAAGATCCAAGATATTGACTCTAGTTTGGTCAACTGA